Proteins from a genomic interval of Zingiber officinale cultivar Zhangliang chromosome 2A, Zo_v1.1, whole genome shotgun sequence:
- the LOC122044446 gene encoding glutaredoxin-C3-like: MQYQAAAAEAWGYVTAGRGATMDALERVERLASESAVVIFSVSSCCMCHAVKRLFCGMGVSPTVVELDEDPRGKEMERALSRLLGAGSAPAVPVVFIGGKLVGAMDRVMAAHINGTLVPLLKEAGALWL, encoded by the coding sequence ATGCAGTATCAGGCTGCGGCGGCGGAGGCGTGGGGCTACGTGACGGCGGGGAGGGGAGCGACGATGGACGCACTGGAGCGGGTGGAGAGGCTGGCGTCGGAGAGCGCGGTGGTAATCTTCAGCGTGAGCAGCTGCTGCATGTGCCACGCCGTGAAACGGCTCTTCTGCGGCATGGGCGTCAGCCCCACGGTGGTGGAGCTGGACGAGGACCCGCGCGGTAAGGAGATGGAGCGCGCGCTCTCGCGGCTGCTCGGCGCCGGCTCCGCCCCGGCCGTCCCTGTCGTCTTCATAGGCGGAAAGCTCGTGGGTGCCATGGACAGGGTAATGGCAGCTCACATCAACGGCACCCTCGTCCCCCTCCTCAAGGAAGCCGGCGCTCTCTGGCTCTGA